The Pyrus communis chromosome 8, drPyrComm1.1, whole genome shotgun sequence region CTGGACGAATGGTCGGAAATTGTAATTCAGTTTGCTTTCTCTAGTCCGGTTTTGTTTCCAAATCGTTTCCTATTACTTCATATGATATTACTGAGTTATAGCTGCTGCTTTGTCTTGTTGGATAATCTTGCAAATTGGGGGAAAAGGAACAAAACGTTGTTTTGTGCGGTCTTTGGTTCTCCAACTTAAATTCTTATTAGTGTTTATTTCATGAAGTTCGAGAATGTTTCATATTAGACCAGAATACTGAGTAATCTAGTCGTGGTCTCTTACTAAATAATTACTATAAAGCAGTAGATGTTCAACATTTTGTGAAATGAATATATGCTTTAGATGTATTTCCTATTCGTTTGATGAACTTTACCTACATGTTATGCTATCAATCTGTCTAATACACTTTGTACCCATTACCCAACATGAGATTCCTCACTTCTTTTGTCTACTTGTTATGCTATGATACGCAGCTGTGTAGCAGATCATTTATTTGCAAGCCTCAATGCACTTCATGACCCTTGAAAGCTTCTAGACAAGCTCCAGTTGGTTAGTTTGACTAAAATTTAACGGATTAAAAGCTATGACCATTTGAGCTTAAACCAATCCTGTAGATATGGTTCAAAAGCTGACTCGGGCACCTTTACTTTTCTTGAGGTGTGGCTTAATCAACCAATTATTAGATCTTAGGACCAATCTTTGGTGCAACAGTAATGTATTATTTTGTCAAGAACACTTTGTAATGGCATCCTACTAAGAACTACAGTCATATTTCTTTCCTGACCCCCGAGGACACGTTGTAATAACCTTGTCGTTTATATTTCTACAGCTTgagttttttaaatttcttttttctgggttgGAGTTCAGAATTGTTAGGGTTTCAAGCTGTTTTGGGCTGGTAATGTATTAACTTATTTCGGAGCTAAAATGGCATtgtcatatattttttattaacactAGTCAATTGGTCGTCATACATTGACTTCAGGCGGACCCTGACTTGACCATTGCATTCCTCTTATGTCTCAAATACattatcttctttcttttcaaatgGAAAATTTTAGTAACCATATCGTGAAGCGTTCGGTTGTTTTTGGGTCACCTGATTGAGGTTTAGAATAAATGGGAAGTTTGGACCTTGCATGAGTTTTTGATCAGGATGATTACCTAAATGTTTAAACCAAGCTATATCTCtgtatttcatttgtttttcgtttttcttgGTCCTCTAATACACGATTAAAGATGCTGCGGGAAAGGCATAAGAAACAAGTCGTAAGTGCTTTCAGGACTTTTGATcactttttcaattttcttgtgCAGCTGCATTTGGAGCAGTCTTGCATGTAATATCCACTGCAATATTAGGTATAACAGCGGTCACAATGGCAAACACCATCGCCGGCGAGGAAACAGTACATAAACTTGCTTCACTTCTGCTTGTATTTCTCGGTGTCGGTtacattttgttgtttttatctGGAAAAGGCGGTCACAGTCATTCACACAACCAACCCATGGAAAAGATGGCTGTTGCTGGACTTGTCCTTGTTCCTGCATTGTCTCCTTGTGCAACTACACTTCCAGTATTTCTTGCTGTGGGGAATTCATCATCCATGCTGGTGCTTGCTATCATAGTGTTGCTATTCAGGTATCACTAAGTTAGGATTAAGTTTTGACTTTCTTGTTTGTTTCTATAATGAATTACCTAATTATGACTTGGCTGTTCGAACTTTCACGAGCACATGCGAGAAGTTTATTTGTAACTTCTTTAAGTAGTAAATTGGCACAAAACATTTTGAAGACTAGTGGGTCTTTTGCATCCTATGTCCCTCTAAAATTTTATAGATTAGTAACACAAAGTTAAATGTGCACATCCCCGTTCTTCTCCAGTAAACAGTGACTCCAGTCGATATTATCCTGTTCTATTCTCATATTCAGCTAGAATGCACATCAACACAATCTTTATTAACCCCCGGAAGCTTTTGCAATGTGAAACGTTTGGcagcaataataaatttaagcaTGAACCTGATATAATTCCATCCAAATTCTGTGTTGAGTAGACCTCGGGACCTGAAGTGCTTTCCTAACTAGTTTTTATGGTTTACGACACTGTTTAGCTTCTTGGGCATCCAGAATTGAATGTTATTACTTGGTTGCTGCTAGTTAGCTGCTTTCTGGCCGGCCTAGCAGTTAAATTTATAGGGGATTGAAATCATCTAAACACTAAAATGATGGTCTGAGTTGGAAATATGCTGTGTAATTTATGATGATTTGGAAATTTGCAGCACCATAACGGTGATGACTTCACTGGTGGCTCTGTCATTCTACGGTGCAAGCCAGCTCAAGTTTCACTGGGTGGAGCGATATGACAAACCTCTTGTAGGGTCGGTGCTTTGTATGGTAGGAATTCTGACGCTTATTTTCCATGACCATGATCATGATGGAGGAGGTA contains the following coding sequences:
- the LOC137742048 gene encoding uncharacterized protein isoform X1, translated to MENFSAEDLSTIGGIATVSLLHSFIPTHWLPFSIVGRAQKWTLSRTLFVTAFGAVLHVISTAILGITAVTMANTIAGEETVHKLASLLLVFLGVGYILLFLSGKGGHSHSHNQPMEKMAVAGLVLVPALSPCATTLPVFLAVGNSSSMLVLAIIVLLFSTITVMTSLVALSFYGASQLKFHWVERYDKPLVGSVLCMVGILTLIFHDHDHDGGGSTGGHLHRKISGL
- the LOC137742048 gene encoding uncharacterized protein isoform X2 gives rise to the protein MENFSAEDLSTIGGIATVSLLHSFIPTHWLPFSIVGRAQKWTLSRTLFVTAFGAVLHVISTAILGGHSHSHNQPMEKMAVAGLVLVPALSPCATTLPVFLAVGNSSSMLVLAIIVLLFSTITVMTSLVALSFYGASQLKFHWVERYDKPLVGSVLCMVGILTLIFHDHDHDGGGSTGGHLHRKISGL